From the Halomonas meridiana genome, one window contains:
- a CDS encoding methyl-accepting chemotaxis protein — MKKTISIRAMLISLFAAAVLGSMVLAGTGWMTNQRLINVQHFVTDEVLPLQDASRSMVLTMGAFGQRHADLLAVDSNQALDDVTPRSELDARYRQARTGLARIEQTDAAEQLAALDNEYDALLAGDEALENVRRDALTLQAQMDEQIVQMQAAITNVMRSAEDIAGRTALAQVREERRQRELMEAWREEGTTTLPTQLLDNMFTARVDIGRLSGNARMAVATLSDLGRQMMQVDSIDALVNLRSNEISQQVSLARQSLAAIAEAPSTTVEQRALISELDEVIVELNGVMVEDADSVYALRQQQLDLGAQVQAALTNVAAATTEMRAALSDIEAYTVAQAASASEEAETLANAGRTLLILVTAGVIGVLAIFGWRTLVRVLGPLVAMRRQMESISGAAGENADLSMRLALQRNDEVGQAAQAFNRMMDTFEGMVSQIRESAEAIAASSRQIASGNENLSQRTDQQAASLAETASSLEQITATVKQTADYADQAKGASSSVDDRARSAGDVAKRTTAAMSDIRQASEKITSIIKAIDDIAFQTNLLALNASVEAARAGEQGRGFAVVAQEVRKLAGRSAEEAAQIRHLVDDSVQKVSEGEQLVNASSHHLQDIIDSLSEVTRYVTEIADATKEQSAGIDQINQAISQLDQVTHQNARLVQDASSASQTLDERAGDMHTLVSRFHVSPSAGQQAALPAREEHARLT, encoded by the coding sequence ATGAAAAAAACCATAAGTATCCGCGCGATGCTCATTAGCCTCTTTGCTGCCGCCGTGCTGGGTAGCATGGTGCTGGCAGGTACGGGTTGGATGACCAACCAGCGGCTGATCAACGTCCAGCACTTTGTGACCGATGAGGTGCTGCCGCTGCAAGACGCCAGCCGTAGCATGGTGTTGACCATGGGGGCCTTTGGGCAGCGCCATGCCGACCTGCTGGCGGTCGACAGCAACCAAGCGCTAGATGACGTGACGCCTCGTAGTGAGTTGGACGCGCGCTATCGCCAAGCGCGTACGGGGCTGGCGCGTATCGAGCAAACCGATGCCGCCGAACAGCTTGCCGCGCTGGACAACGAGTATGACGCATTGCTGGCCGGTGACGAGGCGCTGGAAAACGTGCGCCGTGATGCGCTGACTCTGCAAGCGCAGATGGACGAGCAGATCGTTCAGATGCAAGCGGCCATCACCAACGTCATGCGCAGTGCCGAAGACATTGCCGGGCGTACTGCCTTGGCTCAAGTGCGTGAAGAGCGCCGCCAGCGGGAACTGATGGAAGCCTGGCGGGAGGAGGGCACCACGACGCTGCCTACCCAGCTGCTGGATAACATGTTTACCGCCCGGGTCGATATTGGTCGCCTGAGTGGCAATGCGCGCATGGCCGTCGCCACGCTGTCCGATTTAGGGCGGCAAATGATGCAGGTGGATAGCATCGATGCCCTGGTCAACCTGCGTAGCAACGAGATTTCCCAACAGGTGTCGCTGGCGCGCCAGTCCCTGGCGGCGATCGCCGAGGCGCCCAGCACCACCGTCGAGCAGCGCGCCCTGATCAGCGAACTCGATGAGGTCATCGTCGAGCTGAACGGCGTGATGGTGGAAGACGCCGATTCGGTCTATGCGCTGCGCCAGCAGCAGTTGGACCTGGGGGCCCAAGTACAGGCCGCACTGACCAATGTGGCTGCCGCGACGACCGAAATGCGCGCAGCGCTTAGTGACATCGAAGCCTATACCGTTGCCCAGGCAGCCAGCGCCAGCGAAGAAGCCGAAACGCTGGCCAATGCAGGGCGTACGCTACTGATTTTGGTGACGGCGGGGGTCATCGGGGTACTGGCCATCTTTGGCTGGCGCACGCTGGTACGTGTGCTTGGCCCGCTGGTGGCCATGCGTCGTCAAATGGAGAGCATTAGCGGTGCCGCCGGTGAAAACGCCGACCTCTCCATGCGGTTAGCGCTTCAGCGTAACGATGAGGTCGGCCAAGCCGCCCAGGCGTTCAACCGGATGATGGACACTTTCGAAGGCATGGTGTCGCAGATTCGTGAAAGCGCCGAGGCGATTGCCGCCAGCAGCCGCCAAATCGCTTCCGGCAATGAAAACCTGTCGCAGCGCACGGACCAACAGGCGGCATCGCTGGCGGAGACGGCCTCCAGCCTCGAGCAGATTACCGCCACGGTCAAGCAGACCGCTGACTACGCCGATCAGGCCAAAGGAGCCAGCAGCAGTGTGGATGATCGGGCACGCTCTGCAGGCGACGTGGCTAAACGCACCACGGCCGCCATGAGCGATATTCGTCAGGCGAGCGAGAAGATCACGTCCATCATCAAGGCCATCGACGACATCGCCTTCCAGACTAACCTGCTGGCGCTGAACGCCTCGGTAGAAGCGGCCCGTGCCGGTGAGCAGGGGCGCGGTTTTGCCGTGGTGGCACAGGAAGTGCGCAAGCTGGCGGGGCGCAGCGCAGAAGAAGCAGCGCAGATTCGCCATCTAGTGGACGACAGCGTGCAAAAAGTGAGCGAAGGCGAGCAGTTGGTCAACGCGTCGAGCCATCACTTGCAGGACATCATCGACAGCCTCTCGGAGGTAACCCGCTACGTCACCGAAATTGCCGATGCCACGAAAGAGCAGTCGGCGGGTATCGATCAGATCAACCAGGCCATCTCCCAGTTGGATCAGGTGACACATCAAAACGCGCGCTTGGTTCAAGATGCCTCCAGCGCTAGCCAAACGCTGGATGAGCGCGCGGGCGACATGCATACCCTGGTCAGCCGCTTTCACGTCAGTCCCAGCGCCGGACAACAGGCTGCGCTGCCTGCTCGTGAGGAGCACGCGCGCCTGACGTAA
- a CDS encoding DUF1499 domain-containing protein, protein MVRQRPHQPAKRRWLHVIVWLSVLALLAAALLMAGAGPAYRWQWISLGEAFNLLRNGVYAATAAVALSVLVLLVSAILRRGGTAIAAIGVLLATAALLYMPWQQWQRAQEAPVIHDITTDTQQPPPFVALRDEREAAPNGVAYPGDDTAEQQRTAYPNVQPLVVNAPAATVLAAVQAEVDAAGWDIAEITPTRLEATAVTRWFGFEDDVVIRLTEQGERTQVDMRSASRLGASDVGTNALRIETFLNALRKRLE, encoded by the coding sequence ATGGTTAGACAACGCCCACATCAGCCCGCCAAACGCCGCTGGCTCCATGTCATCGTTTGGTTGAGCGTGCTGGCGCTGCTGGCAGCGGCACTACTCATGGCAGGCGCTGGTCCCGCCTATCGCTGGCAGTGGATCTCCTTAGGGGAGGCCTTCAACCTACTGCGAAACGGCGTTTATGCGGCGACGGCCGCCGTCGCGCTGAGCGTACTCGTGCTGCTGGTCAGTGCCATCCTGCGGCGCGGGGGAACGGCTATCGCGGCCATTGGCGTTCTGCTTGCCACGGCCGCCCTACTCTACATGCCATGGCAACAGTGGCAGCGCGCCCAAGAAGCGCCGGTGATCCATGACATCACCACCGATACCCAGCAGCCGCCCCCATTCGTTGCCCTACGCGATGAGCGCGAGGCGGCCCCTAACGGGGTGGCGTATCCAGGCGATGACACCGCCGAGCAGCAGCGGACCGCTTACCCGAACGTACAACCCCTGGTGGTGAATGCTCCCGCCGCGACCGTGCTGGCCGCGGTTCAAGCCGAAGTAGATGCCGCCGGCTGGGACATTGCCGAGATCACCCCGACCCGTTTGGAAGCCACTGCCGTGACGCGCTGGTTTGGCTTTGAGGATGACGTGGTGATTCGACTGACCGAACAGGGCGAGCGTACTCAGGTGGACATGCGGTCGGCATCGCGGCTGGGTGCCAGCGACGTGGGCACCAATGCGCTGCGCATCGAGACCTTTTTGAACGCACTACGCAAACGGTTGGAGTAG
- a CDS encoding ribbon-helix-helix domain-containing protein, which yields MCKLFIDADPALWRSATHSLRIDGMVTSVRMENYFWQLLEEIAQRDGMNTAQMITRLYHESIDAGHDLGNFTSFLRVCALRYQALQLSGEIPASVTVPIGELDAQQILARERTRHDHQKRVH from the coding sequence ATGTGCAAACTGTTTATCGATGCGGACCCGGCACTGTGGCGCAGCGCCACGCACTCACTGCGTATCGATGGCATGGTGACCAGCGTGCGGATGGAGAACTATTTCTGGCAACTGCTGGAAGAGATTGCCCAGCGCGACGGAATGAACACCGCGCAGATGATCACCCGGCTGTACCATGAATCGATCGATGCCGGGCATGACCTGGGTAACTTCACCTCGTTCTTGCGGGTGTGTGCGCTGCGCTACCAGGCGCTACAGCTAAGTGGGGAGATTCCCGCCAGCGTGACCGTGCCCATTGGCGAGCTGGACGCCCAGCAGATTTTGGCCCGCGAACGTACGCGGCATGACCACCAAAAACGCGTTCACTAA
- a CDS encoding SDR family oxidoreductase, whose amino-acid sequence MTTLVIGANGQIGKQFCALAQEAGTPIKAMIRHEEQAAWFQERGIQTVVGDLEGDMEHAFEGCDQVVFTAGSGPHTGPDKTLLIDLFGAIRAADIASQQGLSRYIMVSAIRAEKPLEAPEKMRPYMAAKFAADAHLRHSDVSHVILKPGRLTDEAPTHKFANSVEEAGDNQISRANVAYALLRVVQTPSLINQEITLLDGQRPIDALL is encoded by the coding sequence ATGACGACCCTAGTGATTGGTGCCAATGGTCAGATCGGTAAACAGTTCTGCGCGTTAGCCCAAGAGGCTGGTACGCCCATCAAAGCCATGATTCGCCATGAAGAGCAGGCCGCCTGGTTCCAAGAGCGGGGCATTCAAACCGTCGTGGGCGACTTGGAAGGCGACATGGAACACGCCTTCGAAGGGTGCGATCAAGTCGTCTTTACCGCCGGTTCTGGCCCGCACACCGGGCCGGACAAAACGCTACTCATCGATCTGTTTGGCGCGATCCGTGCGGCGGATATCGCCAGCCAGCAGGGCCTGTCGCGTTACATCATGGTCAGCGCCATTCGGGCGGAAAAACCCTTGGAAGCCCCCGAAAAAATGCGCCCCTACATGGCCGCCAAATTCGCAGCCGATGCGCATCTGCGGCACAGCGACGTTTCCCATGTGATTTTGAAGCCCGGCCGTCTCACCGATGAGGCGCCGACGCACAAATTCGCCAACAGCGTCGAGGAAGCGGGAGACAACCAGATCTCCCGGGCCAACGTGGCTTATGCACTGCTTCGCGTGGTGCAGACCCCGAGTCTCATCAACCAGGAGATAACACTGCTGGATGGGCAGCGGCCCATCGACGCGCTGCTGTAA
- a CDS encoding flavin reductase family protein gives MDTLLEQSPLSAGTLYRLLSGSVCPRPIAWVATQDKHGNANLAPFSFFNVASIDPPILAFSPLLDGSAQPKDTLRNLAEVDECVVHIGTEGLVDALNTTSASLPRGEDEFTLAGLEKAAMPGVRVPRIAAAPVAFGCKLVDVVRFGDRPLAGSLVLAQVVAIHIDDALWDGRHVDMEALQPIGRLAGSDYVRITDRFAIERPS, from the coding sequence ATGGATACCCTACTTGAACAGTCCCCGCTCAGTGCAGGCACGCTCTATCGCTTGCTGTCGGGCAGCGTGTGCCCAAGGCCCATTGCGTGGGTGGCCACCCAAGACAAGCACGGTAACGCCAATTTGGCGCCGTTCTCGTTTTTCAACGTCGCCAGCATCGATCCACCCATCCTGGCGTTTTCGCCTTTGCTGGATGGTAGCGCGCAACCCAAAGATACGCTGCGCAACTTGGCAGAGGTCGATGAGTGCGTGGTGCATATAGGCACGGAAGGGCTGGTCGACGCGCTCAACACCACCAGCGCGAGCCTGCCCAGGGGGGAGGACGAGTTCACCCTGGCAGGGCTCGAGAAGGCCGCCATGCCGGGCGTTCGCGTGCCTCGCATCGCAGCAGCCCCGGTGGCGTTTGGCTGCAAGCTGGTGGACGTGGTTCGCTTTGGCGACCGGCCGCTGGCAGGCAGCCTGGTGCTGGCGCAAGTCGTCGCGATACATATCGACGATGCGCTCTGGGATGGACGGCATGTGGATATGGAGGCGCTCCAGCCCATCGGCCGTTTGGCTGGGAGCGACTACGTGCGTATCACCGACCGTTTCGCCATCGAACGTCCCTCTTAG
- a CDS encoding DUF1289 domain-containing protein — MPTTPRPLSPCIHVCQIVPSTQVCKGCGRTLDEIACWGSMTEAEKAPVWKRIEQAGYVERQSDDAAPE; from the coding sequence ATGCCAACGACACCCCGTCCGCTTTCGCCCTGTATCCACGTTTGCCAAATCGTGCCAAGCACCCAGGTGTGCAAAGGGTGCGGACGTACGCTGGATGAAATTGCCTGCTGGGGAAGCATGACCGAGGCCGAGAAGGCCCCGGTATGGAAACGTATCGAACAAGCGGGCTATGTCGAGCGGCAGTCCGATGATGCCGCCCCAGAGTGA
- a CDS encoding ABC transporter substrate-binding protein, which produces MRRITTWLMTAGLLAAPLAHAALEVGMVAPASGSAAPLGIGMQQGVQAYFAQLNSEGGIGGETLSLTTFDDQYSPLLAAKHTRDLVGNDNLLAAIGNVGTPTAAVTIPIYNQEKTLLFGAFTGAGILRRSPPDRYVINYRASYVQETATMIEGLLAAGIEPEEIAFFTQNDSFGDAGYNGAIRALNAQGFSNTSQLVHGRFTRGTRNIHQGLASILQAPVTPRAVIIVGTFGPAADFIREARQDLPDALFLNVSFVGSQALLDTLGPLAEGVIVTQVVPPLDADLPAVEEYRQALAEFAPNANPDFISLEGYLAAKLFAEGVKAAGDQPDREAIVDGLLSLGSIDIGVGEPLTLGPNDHQASDAVWPTIIRNGQFEPVDWNNLVQ; this is translated from the coding sequence ATGCGACGAATCACGACATGGCTCATGACGGCGGGACTATTGGCCGCACCACTGGCGCACGCAGCGCTTGAGGTTGGCATGGTGGCCCCAGCGAGCGGCAGCGCGGCGCCGTTGGGCATCGGCATGCAGCAAGGGGTGCAGGCCTATTTCGCCCAACTCAACAGCGAAGGCGGCATCGGTGGAGAAACGCTCAGCCTAACGACCTTCGATGACCAATACTCGCCGCTGCTGGCGGCCAAACACACCCGCGACCTGGTGGGAAATGACAACCTGTTGGCGGCCATCGGCAACGTAGGAACACCCACCGCCGCCGTCACTATACCCATCTACAACCAGGAAAAGACGCTGCTATTTGGGGCCTTTACCGGCGCCGGTATTTTGCGTCGTTCCCCGCCAGACCGCTACGTGATCAACTATCGGGCCAGCTACGTGCAAGAGACGGCGACGATGATCGAGGGTCTGTTGGCCGCCGGTATCGAGCCTGAGGAAATCGCATTTTTTACCCAGAACGATAGCTTCGGCGATGCGGGCTACAACGGCGCGATTCGCGCGCTCAATGCGCAGGGCTTCTCGAACACGTCTCAGCTCGTGCATGGCCGCTTCACTCGCGGTACGCGTAACATTCACCAAGGCCTTGCCAGCATTCTGCAAGCGCCGGTCACTCCTCGGGCGGTGATCATTGTCGGCACGTTTGGCCCCGCTGCGGATTTCATTCGCGAAGCACGACAAGACCTGCCCGATGCGCTGTTCCTGAACGTCTCGTTCGTGGGTAGCCAAGCGCTGCTGGACACGCTCGGCCCGCTGGCCGAAGGCGTCATCGTGACGCAAGTCGTGCCCCCGTTGGACGCCGACCTGCCTGCGGTCGAAGAGTACCGTCAGGCACTGGCGGAATTCGCGCCCAATGCCAACCCGGACTTTATCTCCTTGGAAGGCTATTTGGCCGCCAAACTGTTTGCCGAAGGCGTCAAAGCCGCAGGTGATCAACCAGATCGTGAAGCCATCGTGGATGGCCTGTTGAGCCTGGGCAGCATCGATATCGGCGTTGGCGAGCCGCTGACGCTAGGGCCGAACGACCATCAAGCCAGCGATGCCGTATGGCCCACCATCATCCGAAACGGCCAGTTCGAGCCGGTGGATTGGAACAACTTAGTGCAGTAA
- a CDS encoding DUF3820 family protein, whose product MKPEDLETLVTRTMPFGKYEGWLIADLPGPYLNWFAREGFPNGEIGQLLQLMHEIDHNGLSDLLTPLRNR is encoded by the coding sequence ATGAAGCCAGAAGACCTGGAAACATTGGTGACGCGAACGATGCCGTTTGGCAAATACGAAGGCTGGCTCATCGCCGATCTACCGGGCCCTTATTTGAACTGGTTTGCCCGGGAGGGGTTTCCCAACGGCGAGATTGGACAGCTCTTGCAACTGATGCATGAGATCGACCATAACGGCCTGAGCGATCTGCTCACACCGCTACGCAACCGTTAA
- the mqo gene encoding malate dehydrogenase (quinone): MQKRLSLLLCSPLLALAAMPVAADEPVDVVLIGGGIMSATLGTYLQELEPKWDIHLYERLDQVAQESSNAWNNAGSGHSAFMEMNYTPDASGRVEIQRAINVTEQFEISRQFWAHQVENGILGEPSSFINSVPHIAVVWGDEDVNFLRERYDAMTQNPLYAGMEYSEDRAELAEWMPLVMDGRENDDRPVAATRMQMGTEVNYGAQAREMVEALTRSEHFTLGLNSEVRDLTRNDDDTWHVTIANLESGEESTVDARYVFIGAGGAALPLLQASGIPEAEAYAGFPVGGQFLYTTNPDVVSQHDVKAYGKAGEGSPPMSVPHLDLRYLDGEPALFFGPFATFSSKFLKEGSWTDLFGSMTLDNTWPMVEVGLDNFNLVSYLVGQVLMSDDDRFEALQAYYPNANRDDWELWTAGQRVQIIKNDPERGGVLQFGTEVVTSQDGTMSALLGASPGASTAPSIMLGLLDRVFPTHVASDEWQSTLTEIIPSYGQKLAENPELLSEVRAYTARTLALDEPMNLSNEADAADESNQAADEASQEEPSATEDSATEDENTTEA; encoded by the coding sequence ATGCAAAAACGTTTAAGTCTGTTACTTTGTTCACCACTGTTAGCCCTTGCCGCCATGCCCGTCGCCGCCGATGAACCGGTCGACGTAGTGCTGATTGGCGGCGGTATCATGAGCGCGACCCTGGGCACTTACTTGCAAGAGTTAGAGCCTAAGTGGGACATTCATCTCTATGAGCGCCTGGATCAAGTCGCTCAAGAGAGTTCCAATGCTTGGAACAACGCCGGTAGCGGCCACTCTGCGTTCATGGAAATGAACTACACGCCGGATGCCAGTGGCCGTGTCGAGATCCAGCGCGCGATCAACGTCACCGAGCAGTTCGAGATCTCTCGTCAGTTCTGGGCGCATCAGGTCGAGAACGGCATTCTTGGTGAGCCCTCCTCATTTATCAATAGCGTGCCGCACATTGCCGTGGTGTGGGGCGATGAGGACGTCAATTTCCTGCGCGAGCGTTACGACGCCATGACGCAGAATCCGCTATACGCGGGCATGGAGTACTCGGAAGATCGCGCTGAGCTGGCCGAGTGGATGCCGCTGGTCATGGACGGTCGTGAAAACGACGACCGCCCGGTGGCTGCCACGCGCATGCAGATGGGAACCGAGGTGAACTACGGGGCTCAGGCCCGTGAGATGGTTGAAGCGCTGACACGCAGCGAGCACTTCACGCTGGGGTTGAACAGCGAAGTGCGCGACCTGACCCGCAACGACGATGACACTTGGCACGTCACCATTGCCAACTTGGAAAGCGGTGAAGAGAGCACCGTCGATGCGCGCTATGTGTTTATCGGCGCAGGCGGGGCTGCGCTTCCGCTGCTGCAGGCATCGGGGATTCCCGAGGCCGAGGCTTACGCGGGCTTCCCCGTTGGCGGCCAGTTCCTCTACACCACCAACCCGGACGTGGTGTCGCAGCACGACGTGAAAGCGTACGGTAAAGCGGGGGAAGGGTCGCCGCCCATGTCCGTTCCGCACCTGGACCTGCGCTACTTGGATGGTGAACCGGCGCTGTTCTTCGGCCCCTTCGCCACGTTCTCCAGCAAGTTCTTGAAAGAGGGCTCTTGGACGGACTTGTTTGGCTCCATGACGCTGGACAACACCTGGCCCATGGTGGAAGTCGGTCTGGATAACTTCAATCTGGTGAGCTACCTCGTGGGCCAGGTACTGATGTCTGACGATGACCGCTTCGAAGCGCTGCAAGCGTACTACCCCAACGCTAACCGCGACGATTGGGAACTGTGGACGGCGGGCCAGCGCGTACAGATCATCAAGAACGACCCCGAGCGTGGCGGCGTACTGCAATTCGGTACGGAAGTCGTGACGTCGCAAGACGGCACCATGTCTGCGCTGCTGGGCGCTTCGCCGGGTGCTTCGACTGCGCCGTCGATCATGCTTGGCCTGCTGGACCGCGTATTCCCGACTCACGTGGCAAGCGACGAGTGGCAGTCCACGCTGACCGAGATCATTCCTTCCTACGGCCAAAAGCTGGCAGAGAATCCTGAGCTGTTGAGCGAGGTGCGCGCTTACACGGCACGGACGCTCGCGCTAGACGAGCCCATGAATCTGTCCAACGAGGCCGACGCCGCAGACGAATCCAACCAAGCCGCTGACGAGGCATCGCAAGAAGAGCCGAGCGCTACAGAAGACAGCGCTACGGAAGACGAGAACACCACCGAGGCCTAG
- the arfB gene encoding alternative ribosome rescue aminoacyl-tRNA hydrolase ArfB has product MLTISNSVSLADWEIDLSQIRAQGAGGQNVNKVASAVHLRFDIQRSTLPPVYKERLMALSDQRISKEGVVIIKAQSYRTLELNKEDALKRLQALIKSVAKQPKTRRPTKPTKGSQRRRVDHKTRKGKIKSLRGKVPVS; this is encoded by the coding sequence ATGCTCACTATTTCCAACAGCGTTAGCTTGGCCGATTGGGAAATCGACTTGAGCCAAATTCGCGCGCAGGGGGCTGGCGGTCAAAACGTCAACAAAGTCGCCTCTGCCGTGCACCTGCGTTTCGACATTCAGCGCTCGACGCTACCGCCGGTCTATAAAGAGCGGCTGATGGCCCTCTCGGATCAGCGCATTAGCAAAGAGGGCGTGGTGATCATCAAAGCCCAGAGTTACCGCACGCTGGAGCTGAACAAAGAGGATGCCTTGAAGCGTCTTCAGGCGCTGATCAAGAGCGTGGCCAAACAGCCCAAAACGCGCCGTCCCACCAAACCCACGAAGGGCTCCCAGCGCCGCCGGGTCGATCACAAAACCCGCAAAGGCAAAATCAAGTCGCTGCGTGGTAAAGTGCCGGTAAGCTAG
- a CDS encoding DJ-1/PfpI family protein, producing the protein MSSKRILMITGDFTEDYETMVPFQALMAVGHRVDAVCPGKASGDTVATAIHDFEGDQTYTEKPGHRFALNADFASVDPADYDALVVPGGRAPEYLRLNQDVLAMVKHFFDTQKPVAAICHGAQLLAAAKVLEGKQCSAYPACQPEVELAGGRFAALDVTEAVTDGNLVTAPAWPAHPAWLAQFMALLDK; encoded by the coding sequence ATGAGCAGCAAACGCATTTTAATGATCACCGGCGACTTCACCGAAGATTACGAAACCATGGTGCCTTTCCAAGCGCTGATGGCGGTCGGGCATCGCGTCGATGCAGTCTGCCCGGGTAAGGCTTCGGGAGATACCGTGGCCACAGCCATTCACGACTTCGAAGGCGACCAAACGTATACCGAAAAGCCAGGCCACCGGTTTGCCCTCAATGCGGATTTCGCAAGCGTCGACCCGGCGGATTACGACGCCCTGGTCGTGCCCGGCGGTCGAGCGCCGGAGTACCTGCGGCTCAATCAAGACGTGCTCGCCATGGTGAAACACTTTTTCGATACCCAGAAACCGGTCGCGGCGATCTGCCACGGGGCTCAACTGCTGGCGGCAGCCAAGGTGCTGGAGGGCAAGCAGTGCTCGGCGTACCCCGCTTGCCAGCCCGAGGTCGAACTGGCCGGTGGTCGGTTCGCAGCGTTAGACGTCACCGAGGCGGTGACCGATGGCAACCTCGTCACGGCCCCCGCTTGGCCCGCCCACCCCGCTTGGCTGGCGCAGTTCATGGCGCTACTCGACAAATAG
- a CDS encoding proline racemase family protein codes for MKNLHTIQLLDTHAGGDVSRIVTGGIDTLPGATVRQQMEYLRDDADGLRRLLLEEPYGIPEMSVDLLVPATDPEAVAGYIIMEVMGYPIYSGSNTLCTATAVLETGIVPKQEGIQRFKLEAPAGLVQIEARVHNGVVESVTCEGLPSYIDTYRDTIQVPGIGEVTYSVAYSGGFYALVDAEALGFKLVRDEEQALAACAHKIVEAIQAQRGFSHYTLGDVGPLPFLHFMGPEEPVAEGYIRSRSTTYVHPSVICRSTTGTGTSARLALMNYEGRLKLGDKLETISLRETGFIGTFTGTHQEGAYQVVENTITGRSYVLAESNIVINCDDPMVACGELHHILSDRHDEER; via the coding sequence CACGGTTCGCCAGCAGATGGAGTACCTGCGTGACGACGCCGATGGGTTGCGCCGTTTGCTACTGGAAGAACCCTACGGCATTCCCGAAATGTCGGTGGATCTATTGGTGCCCGCCACCGACCCAGAAGCAGTTGCCGGGTACATCATCATGGAAGTGATGGGTTACCCAATTTACTCGGGCTCGAACACGCTGTGTACGGCGACGGCCGTGCTCGAGACCGGTATCGTGCCCAAGCAGGAGGGGATTCAGCGCTTCAAGCTGGAAGCCCCGGCGGGCTTGGTGCAAATCGAAGCGCGGGTGCATAACGGCGTGGTGGAATCCGTGACTTGCGAAGGTTTGCCCAGCTATATCGATACCTACCGCGACACCATCCAAGTCCCGGGGATCGGTGAAGTGACTTACTCGGTCGCTTACAGCGGAGGCTTTTACGCTCTGGTCGATGCCGAGGCGCTGGGCTTCAAACTGGTGCGTGATGAAGAGCAGGCGCTGGCGGCGTGCGCTCACAAAATCGTCGAGGCGATTCAGGCGCAGCGCGGCTTCTCCCACTACACCCTCGGGGATGTGGGGCCGCTGCCGTTTTTGCACTTCATGGGGCCAGAAGAGCCGGTGGCGGAAGGCTATATCCGCTCTCGCTCCACGACGTATGTTCACCCTAGCGTGATTTGTCGCAGCACGACGGGCACCGGTACGTCGGCACGGCTGGCATTGATGAATTACGAAGGGCGGTTAAAGCTGGGCGACAAGTTAGAAACGATATCGCTGCGGGAGACAGGTTTCATCGGTACCTTTACCGGTACGCATCAAGAAGGCGCTTACCAAGTAGTAGAAAACACCATTACCGGACGCAGCTACGTGCTGGCGGAGTCTAATATTGTCATCAACTGCGATGATCCGATGGTGGCCTGTGGTGAACTTCACCATATCTTGAGCGACCGCCACGACGAAGAGCGTTGA